The Syntrophobotulus glycolicus DSM 8271 DNA window CATTCGGAATGCTTTGCTCCGAAAAGGAACTGGGGATAGATTCTTCCGCGGGTACAGAGCGGAGCAAGGGCGGGATTCTCATCCTGCCTGGAAAACCGCCGCTCGGTATGGATATAGGAGAATACCTGGGCTTAAATGATTGGGTGATCGAGCTGGAACTGTATCCTAATCGTCCGGATTGTCTGGCGATGGTCAATGTGGCCAGGGAACTGGGGACACTCGTCCGTCAAAAGCCCAAACTGCCTGTTTGGGCTGATCTGCAGGGCCCTTCCTGGGAACCGGCTGAAAGCCCTCAGATATTGATTGAGAATCCGGAGCTTTCCTGGCGCTACTCTGCCTTATTGGTAGAAGATGTTTGTATTGAACCTTCCCCGGTATGGATGCAAAACCGTTTAAGAGCGGCGGGAGTACGACCGATTAACAATATCGTGGATATTACAAACTATTGTATGCTGGAGATGGGGCAGCCTTTACACGCTTTTGACCTGGATAAACTGAACGGGCAGATCCGGGTGCGCACTGCTCGTCAAGGAGAAAAATTAGTATCCCTGGATGGAGTGGACCGGGTGCTCGAATCCGGTATGCTGGTGATTGCTGATGATAAAGGACCTGTAGCGATAGCGGGGGTAATGGGCGGTCTTGATACCGAGGTGACGGAAGGGACGACCAGAGTCCTCTTTGAGTCGGCCCACTTTTTGGGAGCCAGTGTGCGCCGCACAAGCCGCAGGCTGGGGCTAAGATCAGAATCTTCAAACCGCTTTGAGAAGGGAGTCAATCCATATGGCACAGTGCCGACACTGGGCAGAGTAGCCGAACTGTTAAAAGAATTGAAGGCCGGGAGAGTTGTGGGATTCACGGAAAAAGTCTGTCATTTGCCACAACAGCTTGAGGTTAAGCTTAACTTGGAGAAGACGTCCAGGGTGCTTGGCTTTGAGATCAAGAAGGAAGAGATGTGCGATGTATTAGCTGCGCTGGATTTTCCTTATGAAGAGGTGCAGAAAAATCAATTCGCGGTCAAAATCCCCTCATACCGGCAGGATATTAAGATTGAGGAGGATATGATTGAAGAGGTCGCCCGGATTATCGGTTATGACCAGATACCGACCACTCTCCCCGGAGGAAGCTTAACTCAGGGCCACAAAAATCCGGCGCAGCTGTTCCGGAGAAAAATTCGTCATTTGCTGGTTGGCCTGGGGATTAATGAAGTTTTGACGTATTCCTTTGTAAAAAAAGAACAGGATTTCAAATGGGGAAAACAGAGCAAGTCGGTCTCACTGCTTAATCCTTTAAGAGAAGAAACGGGAGTAATGAGAACCTCATTGCTTCCCGGTTTACTGGAAGTCGCCGCCCGCAATACCGCCAGAAGAAATCTCGATTGCCTGATTTTTGAAATTGGCCATGTCTATTTGGCTAAAGATCATCCGATCAAAGAGCTTCCGCATGAAATAGCGAAAATAGCGGGTTTGGCGGTAGGCACAACCTCAAGGCATTGGCTCAATCCTCAAATGGAATATGATTTCTACTATGTCAAGGGATTATTGGATACAATAGCCGAGCATTGTGCTATCCGGTTTAGATATCAAAGAACAGATGATGAAAAGCTGAGGTCTCTTCTGCATCCGGGCAGATCGGCGGAAATTTTCATTGGAGAGGTGAAGGCCGGGTTCTTTGGCGAGCTTCATCCGCTTTTAGAGGCGGAATGGGGAATGGAAAGACCGGTAGTATTCGAACTGGATTTTGACCTCCTGGCGGGGCATTCTTCTGAAAATATCATTGGAAGATCCTATACACGTTTTCCTGCGATTCAAAGAGATTTGGCTGTAGTCGTCCAAGACAAGGTATCTGCTGAAGAGATCAAGAGCCGGATTTTGCAGTTGGGCGGAGAACTGTTGCATAAAGTTGAAATCTTTGATGTATATAAAGGAAATCAAGTTCCCGCAGGGCATAAAAGCCTCGCTTTCTCCTTGAAATATCTGTCACCGGAACGAACGCTTACTGATGATGAAGTGAGCAGTTTGAATATTGTCATTTTAGAAGCGATTCAGAAGGAATTTGGTGCCGAATGGCGAAAATAAGCAACGAATCGGTGTGATTCAATCCGGTTTCCTAAAGCCGTAAACGGGAGAGGGAGGGAAAAGAGTGACACAAGAAGCAAACAAAGTTATTGTTCACATCTTTGGCGAACAACACGCGATCAAAGGAAAAGGTTCGGAGGATTATATCAGAAGCCTTGCTTATGATGTGGATAGACGGATGAAAGAGGTGTCCTTGAAGTATCCCCTTCTGGCCGCACACCAGGTGGCTGTTCTGGTCTCTCTCAATATGGCGGATGAAATCGCCAAGC harbors:
- the pheT gene encoding phenylalanine--tRNA ligase subunit beta, whose protein sequence is MKVSLNWLRQYLDLEDSAETIAQILTSGGIEVERIENLNKGFSKVVIGEITGLQKHPNAEKLQICKVNVGEEELVIVTGADNIRLDDRIPVALCGARLPEGLKIKPAKLRGVESFGMLCSEKELGIDSSAGTERSKGGILILPGKPPLGMDIGEYLGLNDWVIELELYPNRPDCLAMVNVARELGTLVRQKPKLPVWADLQGPSWEPAESPQILIENPELSWRYSALLVEDVCIEPSPVWMQNRLRAAGVRPINNIVDITNYCMLEMGQPLHAFDLDKLNGQIRVRTARQGEKLVSLDGVDRVLESGMLVIADDKGPVAIAGVMGGLDTEVTEGTTRVLFESAHFLGASVRRTSRRLGLRSESSNRFEKGVNPYGTVPTLGRVAELLKELKAGRVVGFTEKVCHLPQQLEVKLNLEKTSRVLGFEIKKEEMCDVLAALDFPYEEVQKNQFAVKIPSYRQDIKIEEDMIEEVARIIGYDQIPTTLPGGSLTQGHKNPAQLFRRKIRHLLVGLGINEVLTYSFVKKEQDFKWGKQSKSVSLLNPLREETGVMRTSLLPGLLEVAARNTARRNLDCLIFEIGHVYLAKDHPIKELPHEIAKIAGLAVGTTSRHWLNPQMEYDFYYVKGLLDTIAEHCAIRFRYQRTDDEKLRSLLHPGRSAEIFIGEVKAGFFGELHPLLEAEWGMERPVVFELDFDLLAGHSSENIIGRSYTRFPAIQRDLAVVVQDKVSAEEIKSRILQLGGELLHKVEIFDVYKGNQVPAGHKSLAFSLKYLSPERTLTDDEVSSLNIVILEAIQKEFGAEWRK
- a CDS encoding cell division protein ZapA, encoding MTQEANKVIVHIFGEQHAIKGKGSEDYIRSLAYDVDRRMKEVSLKYPLLAAHQVAVLVSLNMADEIAKLKEEQKTVLDMLGEKTEL